The genomic region ACGCTGTGCGTCTGCAGCCCCCCCGAGGCCCTGCCTGCTGGAGAAATGCAGGGTCTCCACCTAGCAATGAAATGCTCCAGCCCCAAAGGGCCCCGTCCTTTCTGCTCCGAACTCATTGGCCAGAGCTGATCACAGCACCCCACCCAGCCACGAGGACCCAGGGGTGTGGGTCTGGCCTCAGCCCCGGCACCCCCcaccctactttctgtctctgtggattcagctcctctagggacctcatggggtatttgcccttttgtgactggcttgtttcactcagccTGATGTCCTCAAGATTCGTCcatgtagcatgtgacaggatttccatCCTTTTGaaggttgaataatatcccattgtgtggatagaccacattttgtttatccatccatccgtccatcggTGGACGTGTGGGTTGCTTCCCctctttggctgttgtgaattgTGCCGCTCTGAACATGGGTGCACAAGTGACTCTTGGCGTCCCTGCTTTCAGGGTTTTAGGTACACACTCAGAAGTCTTTCTCTTTAAATTATAAgccaaatattattttcttgctcaagTGGAAAATTACAAATGAGTCCAAACTTTAGTGGGCACACCCCTCGCACACCCCACGCTCTGGCCTTTCTCTCTTATTCTGGagtctcccttctttcctcaggGGACTGGAGGGACCTCCTCTGCCGCAGGCCCCTCCACCACCGGGCGGGAAGCCTTTTCTCCCTGCCCAGAGCACACGATCTCCTCCCACCTGGGATCCCGGGGCCTCAGCCTGCCCAGCGGGACCTTCCCGAAAACCACAGTTAGTCCTTCCAGAGACGAACACCACAGGCGGCAAAGTGGGTGCCCCAGAGGCCAAGGGCGTCTCCTCTGAGGTCTCCTGCCAGTGGGTGACTGTGATGGAGCGTGGGCACATGCACACAGGACCCGAAATAAATGTTAATGCTCAGAAGGGGTGCAGTCAAGGCACCAGGAAGGCTGCAGTGACCACCCCGCTGGGTTTTCCTAAATGCCACCTCTCCAGCAGACCCCGCCCCAGTGGCGTGGAGGCTCCCGTGACCAGGCTGGGCTCCTGGCCCCCGTGGTGACCCTCCAGCTTCCAGGACGGGCCTGGGGTCTTGCTGCCTGAGGAAGGGGCCCATCGCCCAGCAGGCTGCTATGGAGTATGTTGTGAACCCAAATCCATATGGTGAAGCCCTGATGCCCCTGTGGCTGtgcttggagatggggcctcAAAGGAAGGAATTACGGTCAAATGAGGTCAtaggggtggggccctgatcctcCAGGACCAGCCCTATAGGCAGAGACATGAGAGAGTTCTCTCTcggccaggtgaggacacagagggaagcTGGCCATGTGCCAGCCGGAAGAGAGCCCTCTCCAGACCCCAAGGATGCTGGTACCCCCatcttggacttccggcctccagatctgtgagaaataaTGGCTGTCGCTTAAGCCcctgtctgtggtatttgttacggcagcctgagtGGAGGGAGACAGCGCCAGCAGAGGCAGAGGGTGCCTCCGAGGACCGCTCTCCACATCCTCCGTCAGACAGTGTTTGGAGGAGGGCCCTCGGGGGACGGGAGGAGGCCAGAGGATTCATGACCCTCCTGTGCAAGAACCCGCCAGGGGTGGGACAGGGAGCCCCCTCTCCCAGGGccgtgcatgtgtgtgagtgtgtgtgtgggggagggatgAGCCTGAACAGCCCAGACCCTGGCAAATGCACCCAGGCCACATTGGGGATGAGCCAGTGGCCTTCCCTCCCCACTGCAAGGGTCCAGAACTGGAGCTGGTGGAGGGAAGGGCCGCCTCGGGCCTCCGGGCAGCGATTGAGGCAGGCGAGGGGAGCACGGTTTCTGCAGTGCGTGGACAGGCCCCGGCCGTGGAGGGGACTCGGGTGAGTGGCCCTCCTGGGGGGCCTCCAGCATTTCCTCTCCCTGTCAtggcagcagcagctggggcGGGGGTTGGGCCTCCCATTCCAGGAGGTCACCTGAGTTCCAGCTCCCTGCGCCCCAGCAGCAGGTGGCCAGGGGGCCTGTCCTGACCCTTTGGACATGAGATCAGGGGCCTCCCACGGTCTCAAGGGATGGCTGCTTCCAGGCCCGGGGGTGATTGATTCTGGAACTCCTGCGGGGTGGGGGGAACTGGctgttggggtgtgtgtgtgtgtgtgtctctgggaCCCATATCCTTGGGAGCACAGGTCCTCAGTGACACGAAAGCGATGAAAATCGGGTGTAAGGCTGAGAGGGGAGGTTGCCCAGCCCCTGTGCGGGATGAGAGCTGGTGGCACCGGCCTTCTCCCACGGTTGGGCCACCAggagcagcagcggcggcggcagctgAAGGGGAACTTGGCAGCCTGAGCACAGGATCCCCAAGTTTTGAATAGACTGAGAAGTAGACACCCACGGGGGCCTGAGACCTGAGGCCCCAAGGGCCACCTGCTCCTCCatgtccctgccctgcccccccaGGTGCTGAGCTCCAGGAagatgggggcgggggtggggtcaCAGGGAGCCGAGCCCACCCACAGGCAGTGCTAGGGCTGGTGAACTAGGCCGGGGGCTCTTCCTGGGGGCAGGCAAGGAGACAGGGCAGCCCCCAAAGTGCTCCTGGATGCTGAGCGAGGCCGGGGGACAGGCAGCCCTCCCAGCATCAGCACCCAGGACAGATCCCGAGCACGGAGGAGGGCCCTTGGGGTGCTGGggtgctggaggaggaagggggaccCTGGGGGAGGAAGTCAGCCTCTGACAGCCGCTCAGGGGCGGGCAGCAGGCCAAGGACCACAAGCAGATTCACGGACGTGCAGGCCAACGGTGTGCCCAGTTCACCTGCACAGCTTTGAGGACATGCCAGTTACAACTGTGCAAGTGGCCCCCGCCCACCACGTGTAGACGATGCGTTGGCAGCATTTCCTGTTGTAAAATGAAGCCGCAGAGAATATCCATGTCATTTTAAACTGAAGACTGGGGTCAGATAAACGAAACAGGAGATGAGGCAGGGCCTGGAGACGAGTTAAGATATTACATcattttggtttatcttttccaagaagaaaacataggctacACCCAGCCTGGCCTTCTTTTTTCTAGAATCCTCCTCTGTGATTCAGCTCATCCTACAGACACCTGCCGGCCACCCTCTGAGCCAGGCCCCGGTGGGTTCAGGGCCCTAGCCACGAGTGCCATGTACCCCTGCCCTCAGTGCTCCCAGGCTGGCAGCCAACATTCGTCAGAGCGGAGCCCTCAAGAGCTCTGCAGCTGCACAGAGtcccagctccctgctcacgGCTGTGGGAGCCTCAGCCTCGTCCTCTGTAAAACGGGATGCATGGTGGCAGCTAGCCCCGGGGACGGGAGGGTTAAATGAGGGGTCGCGTGGGGACCCAGCACAGGTGCCCGCCCAGAGCAGGAGCACAGATGTACCAGCGGGcgcacatgtgtgcatgcatgcatgcaagtatgggtgtgcacatgtgtgcatgtgcctggAGGAGGGGTTCCAGTGGGAGAAGGCCAGCAGCCAGAGGCGAGCCTGGAAAGGCCAGCAGACCCCTCCCCACGAAGGGCCTTCAATACCAGGTTACCATGCACGACCTTCCCCCCAGGGCGCTGGGTGCCCTGAATGAGAGGTAAGCTCATGCGACCTGGGGCCCTCCCTCCAGCTGCCAGTGCTGACCTGGCCGGAGGCAGCCAGGCGTGGAGCTGGGAGCCGCTCGGAAGCCACTGCAGTCTCTGGGGAGAGAGGCGGCCTAGCCAGGCGGGAGCAGCGGGCACAGGGAGGAGGGTGAGGCGGCCTCCAGGGTGACGGGCGGGGGCCTGTTTTCCACATGACCTGTCACCCCTGAAGCGCTGGGTCCCAGCTCCTTTGCTGGGAAGTGTGGCCGGGCCGCATCAACGAAACCGCACAGCGCCCCCATCAGACACCATGGGCTCCGATGCCCCACAGCGGGGGCTCCCAGGGCAGGGGGATTTgagtccctcctgcccccagaggTGGCCTGCAGGCTCTGGAGGGAGTGCCGCTCCCCAGACTCCCAGAGCTGCCCGGGGCTGTGAACTTGATGGAAAAACAAGGACAGCTTTGTGTTCGATGACTCACCGACCTCTGAGGGCCAGTTCGCTTCCCTCCGGCAAAGAATGCAGTCAACAAACCCGGCCGAAGGCGCCGTCCCCAAGGCTTGTTCCAGAAGACCTGCTCAGGTCACACCCAGGGCTGCTGACGCCCCGAAATATCCTCTCCACTCATCGCTGCTCCGAAAGCCCGGGCAGCATAGACCCACCCGCGTGAGATCTGCTTATTAGTGAGTTAACACAGACGGGCACGGGTTACACTCGCACGTTTTAAAGGCGCCTGAGAGTTGCATTCAGTACAGTTGGCTTCCTTCATAATCTTAAAGACATTACGCTGAGAAAGCGTCCCGGCTTCCCTGGATGCCGGAAGGGGGCCTAGAGAGCAAGTCAAGACccctgaggggccggcccagtggcccagcggttaagtgcacatgttcaacttcggcggcccggggttcgctggttcggatcccgggtgcggacgtggcaccgcttggcccgccatgctgtggtaggcgtcccacatataaagtaggggaagatgggcacggatgttagctcagggccagtcttcctcagcaaaaagaggaggattggcagcaggtgttagctcagggctaatcttcctcaaaaaaaaaaaagaccccccGAGACGGAGATGGGGCCTCACTCAGCAGCAAGACTGACAGAGGGCTCCCCgattgaatatttttctattttaggataatttttttctcttctcgaCGTGCCCCCCTGTGTGGTCCTCATACGTCCTCTTCACCTGTGCCCTGCCGAGGGCTGGACCGCACGGGGTCCTCCTCCCGAAACTCGGGACAGCTCATGATCCGCTTTGGGGCTGTTTTTGCTGGAACATCGTTGACTTTATCTGTTGGGACTCGTCACTTCCGGCAGCTTTTGGAGCCCCGGCCTTGGAACCAGGGGGCGTCCAGTGTTCTGTGCAGGTCACGGCAGGAGCCCTGGAGTCGGGCTGAGATGCAGATTCAGGATCCGCAGGTGCAGGCCAGCCTGGGACTCCGCATTTGAGAGGTGAGGAGGAGCGTGGTCGTGAGACTCCCGCACAGAACCTGAACAAACAAAGACAAGAACAGTAGGTCAGCTTCTCGAACCCCAGCCCTGGAGACACAGAGGAAGCATCCGGAAGGGCCCCCGCTGACGCCAAGGACTGGTGGCTCTCACAGACTAACCGAACACTGCAATCGGTCAGCAGATGTCAGggcatggggctgacccctggcTGGGGGCTCAGTGGGAACAGGGCGGGGGAGGCCCTGGCCTTGTGGTGCTGGTCTTCTCATGGGGGACACAGGCCGAGCGCTGCCTCGGCTTTCTGGGGCGGCCTCCCAGAGCTGAGACCTTGGCTCAGGCCCCTCCAGGGCCCAGCAGTCAGTCGGAGAAGCAGCAGATGGACGAGTTTCTCCACAACTGGATGGAATCACGTCTCTTTCCACTATGCTTTTAAAGAGAACCCCACACTGTATCGGCTTCCAGCCCGCAGCCCGTCTCCACCCCGGAAACTCGCAGCGGCAGGCGCTGCTGTGGCGAGTGAGTGCGGAAACCAGAGGCGGGCCTGGGGCGGGCGGAGGGCTGGCCGCCGGTGGGACAGGCACAGGGTCACAGGCCTACGTTGGCCTCATCTGGCTTGGGGCTTGGCCTGAGCTCCCTGGTGGCCGCAGTGAGACCTGGTCAGTGACATGACCTTCGTTGTCAGGTCTGGTTCTTGGAGGGGCCACCAGTGACCCCTTCACCTAAGACCAAGGCTCGGTGTGCATGTGGAAGGTTCTGGGGACCTGGGGCTGCAACGGCTGGTCTTCTATCCTAATTTACGTTCCCTGCCCCTGATTTCACGTATAACTTACCAGTTCATAACAAGCTGCTTTGATGTAGACTGCGTCAAACATTTCGACGAGGCTGGGGGTCACACACGGACGCGCTCCTTGCCCGCCCTGGTGAGCTGCTCCGTTACGGGGTGGGCAGCCCGGCTAGAGCCGCCCTTTCACTCCCTCAGGCACCGGCCGGGCTGCAGCGGGACCCGGGCTCGGCACCCACCCCCACGGGCTTCAGTCTCCCCAGTGCCGGTGAGGCTCCCCGGCTGgtgtcctggcctctctcccccAGGCTGGGATTTGTCAGAGAGCTCGGGACCCACAAAAGCCGCCCCTGCCCGTGGGCCCACGTGCTGGCAGGTGCCAGCAGAGTCCCCAGGGATCAGAGCAGGCCCAGCAGCCCATGGAGGCCCGGGATGCTCAGACCGCCATGATGGAGCCCCCCCCActcagggggtgggggcagaacaGAGGGCCCAGCACCCTGGTGTGGACACAGCCCAGCCAGCCCGCTCCCTGCCACAACTTCCACCCTTGGCCTGATCCTTCCATGTCGAGGACTCTGATGATAACAGCCATGCCCAACCTCTGCCGCCCCAACCCTGGGGCTTAGCGGGTCCCAGGCCTATCCTGGGTTCCATGAGGGAGCTGGGAGCCAAGGAGGGTGGTTCAGGGACCTCAGCCCATCAGCTGAGACGAGTGGCCACCTTCTTGTTGGTTCTCAGACCAGGGACAGGATTCTGGCCTGATCCTCGGCCCCCAAACCTGTTCCTCTGAGGCAAGGGCCACCCTTGCTCTCCCAGCCACCCACTGAgccctgcctggggccaccagccTGTCCCCGGGCACCTTCCAAGTGCCTCGTGGCCACTGAGCCCTGTGAAGCCCGTATGCTCCTATCACAGACCACAAAACTGAGGTCATCCCGgctctgccccccaccccgcccctgcACACTCCATCCCAGGCTCGTTCCTCCCACTGGACGGCTTCTGCAACAGACCCGTGGGCTGGTGTCACCGTGACTGGCAATGGGGGAGGAGcccacctcctctccctgctgcctGATTCACACCCGCTCATCTGCCAGGGTCCCTCTTTGCATTTGCTAACAGGGCGCTCCTTTCCACCTCCAGCAGAAAACCAATTGCATGAGAGGTGAGCCCTTTGAACGGGGTGGTGGGTGGCAGCCCAACCGGGTGCAGAAATGTTCCCCCACGTGGCCCAGAATAAACCCCCAGGGTCCTTCTTCCCCAGGGGCCATGCCGACCCCTGACCCTTTAACAGTGGGGCCCAGAGAAGCAGGTCCCTCGGGTGGCTTCTGCCAACAGGTCCCATCCTGGGCATCTTTGCTGCCAGGCTGGCCGCGGCAATACTGCTGGCTCTCAGGAACGttctggcccctgccctcctcactGGACAGTTTCCTGGGCCCAGACATCAGTCATCGGCGGCCCACAGGCTCCCCCAGTCCACTCACCGGTGGCCGGGGAGCTGGCCCTCCCCAGCCACTGTCAGGAGGGATCAGGGATAACCTGTTTGGGGGTCCCACACCTGCTGGGGCAGCCAGGGCAGGGGTCACCTGCTCCTCCCCCCgatgtgcctccctctctgcgagGGTCCAGTGTTTCTACTCCTGCTGAGCAAACTGCCTGGGGCGGGGGACAAAGGCAGGGCCAGCGCTCTGTACCCAGCCCCCACCCCGAGGGTCCCCGGTACCCTGGAGAGGCTGCTGGACCTTTCAGGGCTTCCTTCTGGGGTCTCCCACCCCTCTGTCAGGGTGAGATGGAGAAACTGGCTAACAGGAAGCCGCTcctctgggagtggggagggtagGCCCCCCGTGAGGCGAGGTTTCTGGGGATGAGGACCCTGGGGGGTCGTCCACGGGGCCTGGCGTCGCAGACATGAGCTCGGGAGCGGGCTAGACATGTTTTATTCCACCCTCTccctgccacagccaccccaggcAGAACGAGCACAGGCCGCTTGGAGGGGCTGGGACAGCCACACACAGGAGGTGGCACTGTGGCCTGAGGCGAGCGGGGAAGGGGACGGCAGGTCTGCTACTGACCCCCAATGCTCTGGGGGTCCTTCTGGGGGCCTGGCCGAGCCCCGGGATTCACAGTCTCCGTGGGTGTGGACATTGGAGGGCCGGGGGTGGCGTGAGTGGCGACACCTGTTCCACGCACATGAGGTTGCCTCGTGCACCTGGTGACCTGTGCGAGGCAGGGGGAGCCTCGGACGCAGATGCCCCAGGACGGAGCCGTGCTGGGGAAGTCGGGGGTCAACGTTATCCCAACAAGGACTCGGGGATGCCCACGAGGCTGAGGCCACAGGGGACAGACAGGACGGAGTAAAAAACTcgcacacgggcacacacacgGGGTCAGTAAAAACATGAGCCCTCACACGACGCTCTGCCGCCCCCCGGCCCCCCCAAACTCAGCTGTTCCCGAGCCGTCACCCCGGCCAAAGTCAATAAAGATGCCTTCGGAATCTGAGTCCACTGACTCCAGGATCTGGTCCACGAGGTTCTCGGGGCTGGAGGAGGGCGGGGAGCTGTGGGCTGCACCTGAGCCGGGCTCGGGGGGCTGCGTGGGGGGGTACAGTCTGCTGGGGCAGGGCCCCAACTGCGGGGCCGGGGACGGTCTGAAGGCCCCAGTGGGGCCCTGGCCGGGCGTGTCAGCAAAGCCCTGGGGCTCGGGGCAGGACGTCATCTCAGAGACCGAGTGCCTGCGGATGCCCGGGCCGCCGGCCGCCGCGCCCTCAGCCTCATGCTCGGCCACGGGGTTCAGCAGCGGCGTGTTGTAGCTCTTGGAGCGCACCACCGGGTTCTTGGCCAGGACGTCCCCCGAGCGGGAGCGGCGC from Equus asinus isolate D_3611 breed Donkey chromosome 4, EquAss-T2T_v2, whole genome shotgun sequence harbors:
- the PRR5 gene encoding proline-rich protein 5 isoform X6, producing MVILRDKIRFYEGQRLLDSLAETWDFFFSDVLPTLQAVFYPVQGKEPSVRQLALLHFRNTITLSVKLEDALARSHARVPPAIVQMLLVLQGVHESRGVTKDYLRLETLIQKVVSPYLGTYGLYSSEGPFTHSCILEKHFLRRSRSGDVLAKNPVVRSKSYNTPLLNPVAEHEAEGAAAGGPGIRRHSVSEMTSCPEPQGFADTPGQGPTGAFRPSPAPQLGPCPSRLYPPTQPPEPGSGAAHSSPPSSSPENLVDQILESVDSDSEGIFIDFGRGDGSGTAEFGGAGGRQSVV